CATTCCACGCTTTGCCATCATCCAAGCTGCAACTGGTGAATCTATTCCGCCAGAAAGGAGAACAAGTCCCTTACCGTTAGTTCCTAGAGGAAGGCCACCAAATCCTGCAATCTTATCCGCATATATATAAGATCTATCATGTCTTACATCAACAAAGAGTCTAACATCTGGGCTATGAACATCTACCTTTAGGACTTTAAGTCCTTTTAGCACATATCCACCTATCTGTCTTGCAATATCAGGAGATTTAATAGGAAACTGTTTGTCAGCTCTCTTTGCTTCAACTTTGAAAGTTCTTACACACCTCTCCTCACATAGTTTTTCCATAAAGCTTACAGCCTCTACCCCGATAGCTTCCATATTTGACTCAGATTCTACCGCAGGGCTTATTGAAGCAACGCCAAATACCTTTGATATCTCGCCAGCAAGCTGTACTGTATCCCATTCTCTATCAAATCTAACAAAGATTAGGCCTTCGTGTCTTTTTACGCTTGCCTTGCCATATCCAGCAGCCTTTAGTCTCTTGTGTATTCTCTCCGCAAGCATTCTTTCAAAATACGGCTTGTTCATTCCCTTAAGGGCAACCTCACCGCATCTTACTATCAAAATCTTTTCTTCGTTCATTTATACTTCCTTTCAGAAACTCTATCTAAAGCTACCTAACTTTCTAAATCCGGTAACTGCATCCTTCAATTTGCTTATCACATAGTCTAGCTCCTCTATTGTATTATCTGCACCAAAGCTGAATCTGATTGCGCCTTCAATATCTTTGTGGCTAAGTCCCATAGCTTTTAGAACGTGGCTATCGCCCTTCTTACCTGATGAACAAGCAGAACCAGTCGAAACCATTATTCCATCCTGCTCAAGCCTATGGAGTATAACTTCAGCTCTAGTACCAAGAATAGATACATTAAGAACTGATGGGCAAGCATCTACTGGGCTATTGAATCTAATATCTTCTAGTTCCTCTTCTATTCCATTTCTAAAATAACCATTCAATTCTTCGATTTTCTTAGTTCTTTCATCTAGATTTGCGTATGCCTTCTCCGTTGCAACTCCAAAGGCTGCTATTCCTGGAAGATTTTCCGTACCAGATCTATATCCCTTTTCCTGTCCACCACCATGAAGAATAGGCGAAAGGAGTTCTACGCTTTTAGCATACAGAGCTCCGGTACCCTTAGGACCATTTATCTTATGAGAACTGATGCTAATCAAATCTGCATTAAGCTTATCCATGCTAAGCTTTCCAAATGCCTGAACGGCATCCGTGTGCAAAATTGCGTTACTCTTAAGTTCTGCAATCTTTGATATAGGCATGATTGATCCGGTCTCATTATTAACAGTCATAACAGAGATT
The nucleotide sequence above comes from Eubacterium sulci ATCC 35585. Encoded proteins:
- a CDS encoding thiamine biosynthesis protein ThiI (Required for the synthesis of the thiazole moiety), whose amino-acid sequence is MNEEKILIVRCGEVALKGMNKPYFERMLAERIHKRLKAAGYGKASVKRHEGLIFVRFDREWDTVQLAGEISKVFGVASISPAVESESNMEAIGVEAVSFMEKLCEERCVRTFKVEAKRADKQFPIKSPDIARQIGGYVLKGLKVLKVDVHSPDVRLFVDVRHDRSYIYADKIAGFGGLPLGTNGKGLVLLSGGIDSPVAAWMMAKRGMMIEAVHFHSYPYTSPRAQEKVEDLAKIVASYCGSFKMHVINILPIQEQIVKNCPEAETTIHVRRFMMRIAEKIAERNSAMMLITGENLGQVASQTAEALVVTDNCVNMPVMRPLIAMDKIDIIAKAQEIGTFETSIEPYEDCCTVFLPKHPTTKPQLDKIEISDSKLDIDALVESAIAEEEIIYIRA